The Brassica oleracea var. oleracea cultivar TO1000 chromosome C7, BOL, whole genome shotgun sequence sequence CAACAATTGCTTCCATGACAAATGTATCTTGGCATGAAGCCCTTGCTTGAGCTACACTCAACCCCATTTCTTCAAATGCTTCAAGAATGTTAATAAGCTTATCCTCTCCCTTTAGACTTTTTATCTTTACTTGGAACTTTTCCCCAATCTTCTCCACCTTTACATCCTACCAAAGTTCACAAGAACTTATAATATATAAAACAATATTTACTGACTTGGCCGTAGTAATCTTTCATATAGAGCTCCATGTATATACCTCTATACGTCATGCTGATATTTGAACTAAATAACTTCAAAATATAGCTAATTAACGTCAAAATATTATAGATCTACTTGCTCTGTAGTTTGTATGATCAGATTTAGATTTGGTGAAAAAACTTACATATCAAGGTTACTCATCACAGAGTTTCAAATGACGAAAACAGGCTCTCAATTGACCATACAAAGATTTATCAATATATGATTATGCAATATGTATAGAAGACATTTTTCAAAAAAAAAAAAAATGTATAGAAGAGAGGAGAGGGGAACCTGAAACTGGTGTAAAGGTTCTCTTTTGATGATCTTGAAAACTTCAGTTTTCCTTTGCAGAGCTTCTATTTTGAGTTTGAGCATGCTTGTGTATAGAAGAGCTTCCCTATGGACCATGCTCTGTTCATGGTTACTCTACATATAAGGAAATGAACATAATAAATATACATACAAGTTTAGAGTGTCTGGGATTAAGGAAATGAGGCTTCTCTTGGCGTGCCCTCTTCTTTTGTCCACTAGCCACCGTAGCTTTCTCAATGATTTGAGCTCTTTGAGATAAAGATTATTATTTTTTGAGCTTTAAAGAATATATCTCGGGATTTATATATACACACATCTTTTTGTCGTTTAGCACGAACATACATCTTGGTGATGAGCTTATTGAAACATCAAAAACCAAATAAGATTAGAAATAGTAAAATTAGCGAACTAGAGGTTATTTGAAATTGAAAGTGAGTCTAAGATTATATATCTCGTGTTGTATTGGTTTCTGATTCTAGATAGTTTGACAAATAAATTATATAATGTCTTCATATTATAGTACTATATTATTTGTAAAGCGAATAAAATAATCTATTCAAATATTAATATGAAAATAATTGGTGTGTGGACATTAAAATCATTAATTTGTATTTAACCTATTATCCATACATTATTATATTCCTAATTTTATAAAGAATAAATACTTGAATATTTGATTAAACCCATCAGACTTATTGGAACTAAGCTAAATAATATTTTGA is a genomic window containing:
- the LOC106304930 gene encoding uncharacterized protein LOC106304930 — translated: LSQRAQIIEKATVASGQKKRARQEKPHFLNPRHSKLSNHEQSMVHREALLYTSMLKLKIEALQRKTEVFKIIKREPLHQFQDVKVEKIGEKFQVKIKSLKGEDKLINILEAFEEMGLSVAQARASCQDTFVMEAIVVPRSKDKLWSVDDMTDTLVKALYPL